A region from the Saccharomonospora azurea NA-128 genome encodes:
- a CDS encoding Gfo/Idh/MocA family protein, producing MIATQDADHVEPAVALARQGYHLLLEKPMATSEADCERIVDAAEGAGVLLAVCHVLRYTPYSRRLKALVDGGRIGDVVSVEHLEPVGWWHQAHSYVRGNWRREDTSTFMLMAKSCHDLDWLTHLIGRPVERVSSFGGLYEFRAERRPVGAADRCLDCAVEASCPYSAPRIYLPSLKEPDRVWPLSVVTAERSEEGVLAASREGPYGRCVYACDNDVVDHQVVSLEYRGGVTASFTMTAFTPSDFRRTRVFGTRGSIEGDGRSITVHDFVDGGSEVIEVESGAGATADDGHGGECGRWEWFSRVTRRGSSRGDVRHGFGGALLSSVACRANWGNRSRTATTAMTAMAAMTPWSLPRAVASVAGGASRPGRGRSGGVRVRRLPR from the coding sequence GTGATCGCCACGCAGGACGCGGATCATGTGGAGCCCGCGGTCGCGTTGGCGCGTCAGGGGTATCACCTGTTGTTGGAGAAGCCGATGGCGACCTCCGAGGCGGACTGTGAGCGCATCGTCGACGCGGCGGAGGGGGCGGGTGTGCTGCTGGCGGTGTGTCACGTGCTGCGGTACACGCCGTACTCGCGGCGGTTGAAGGCGCTTGTGGACGGTGGCCGGATCGGGGATGTCGTGAGTGTCGAGCATCTGGAGCCGGTGGGGTGGTGGCATCAGGCGCACTCGTATGTGCGGGGCAACTGGCGTCGGGAGGACACGTCGACGTTCATGTTGATGGCGAAGTCGTGTCACGATCTGGACTGGTTGACGCATTTGATCGGGCGGCCCGTGGAGCGGGTGTCGTCGTTCGGTGGGTTGTACGAGTTCCGTGCGGAGCGCAGGCCGGTGGGTGCTGCCGATCGGTGCCTGGACTGTGCTGTGGAGGCGTCGTGTCCGTATTCGGCGCCGCGGATCTATCTGCCGTCGTTGAAGGAGCCCGACCGGGTGTGGCCGTTGTCGGTGGTGACGGCCGAGCGCAGCGAGGAGGGTGTGCTCGCGGCGTCGCGGGAGGGGCCGTACGGGCGGTGTGTGTACGCGTGTGACAACGACGTGGTGGATCACCAGGTGGTGAGCCTGGAGTACCGCGGTGGGGTGACGGCGTCGTTCACGATGACGGCGTTCACGCCGTCGGATTTCCGTAGGACGCGGGTGTTCGGGACGCGCGGGTCGATCGAGGGGGACGGTCGTTCGATCACGGTGCACGACTTCGTCGACGGGGGGAGCGAGGTGATCGAGGTCGAGTCCGGTGCGGGTGCCACGGCCGACGACGGTCACGGTGGTGAGTGTGGACGATGGGAGTGGTTCTCGCGTGTGACGCGGCGGGGATCGTCGCGCGGTGACGTACGTCATGGGTTCGGTGGCGCGCTGCTATCGTCGGTCGCATGTCGAGCGAACTGGGGGAACAGGTCTCGCACGGCGACGACGGCGATGACGGCGATGGCAGCGATGACGCCGTGGTCGCTTCCTCGCGCCGTGGCATCCGTCGCTGGGGGCGCGTCGCGACCGGGCCGAGGCCGCAGTGGTGGGGTGCGAGTGCGGCGCTTGCCGCGTTGA
- a CDS encoding alpha/beta hydrolase yields MDQVVPGVGGALAGQLAVNVALAVGIAVVVTGLLFVTVGRWVALPWAYTATLVLSLVLLLTLGAGATFTGYVLAVGVLVVGVSLLGAGLGGLWPRRGRRPLRVRDGRVAALGLAVLVLGASGGWLATVGQGPVVVVDEGQAPSVLGDDLSAPGPYAVAELTYGSGSDRRPAYGAEAALTTDPVDVSSLVAGWDDRRRELWGFGADAFPLNARVWYPEGEGPFPLVLLVHGNKSNASASEDGFRYLGEHLAGHGVIAASVDQNFLNTGVLDRSGGLRGVERVRAALLRDHVAAWKSWTERDGTPFTDKVDLDAVGLLGHSRGGEAVAAATELLQREPIDGVRVRSVLALAPSDGQARPGGPAVTLRDVNYLVLQGSHDADVVSFGGLNQYERVEFSGGEYRFAAALYVERANHGQFNSRWGRHDVGYGLPTLFLDDAALLPGEEQRRIARLYATAYFTSTLGEDAGASPGLAVFRDHRVADPWLPRTNYVSRFTDSTTVTAEEGTVRVDAATRSTGPLPLRGGPGEDPVHRLEWSAEQRPVVAADVAGGPDVDAVVFDAVATGGPASITVRAVDAAGEHASHSPADSRPLRTPLVGQYLVARWLHAAPVFEPVPQTYRVPVDDLTRDNPAFDPARLTSVELVIDAPGAGSAIVSDLGVTGGPEA; encoded by the coding sequence GTGGATCAGGTGGTGCCGGGCGTCGGTGGTGCGCTGGCGGGGCAGCTCGCGGTGAACGTGGCGTTGGCGGTGGGGATCGCCGTGGTCGTCACCGGTCTGTTGTTCGTGACGGTGGGGCGGTGGGTGGCGCTGCCCTGGGCGTACACGGCCACGCTGGTGCTGAGTCTGGTGCTGTTGTTGACTCTCGGTGCGGGCGCGACGTTCACCGGTTATGTGCTCGCGGTGGGCGTCCTGGTGGTCGGGGTGTCCCTGTTGGGGGCGGGGCTCGGTGGGCTGTGGCCGCGCCGGGGTCGGCGTCCGTTGCGGGTGCGGGATGGGAGGGTCGCCGCGCTCGGCCTCGCGGTGTTGGTGCTCGGTGCGTCCGGTGGGTGGCTTGCGACGGTGGGTCAGGGGCCGGTCGTCGTGGTCGACGAGGGCCAGGCGCCGAGTGTGCTCGGCGACGATCTTTCGGCGCCGGGGCCGTATGCCGTCGCCGAACTCACCTACGGGAGTGGGAGCGACCGCCGTCCCGCCTATGGCGCTGAGGCTGCCCTGACCACCGATCCGGTCGACGTGTCCTCGCTCGTCGCCGGGTGGGATGACCGTCGGCGTGAGCTGTGGGGGTTCGGCGCGGATGCGTTCCCGCTCAACGCCCGGGTGTGGTATCCGGAGGGTGAGGGTCCGTTCCCGCTGGTGTTGCTGGTGCATGGCAACAAGAGCAACGCCTCGGCGTCCGAGGACGGGTTCCGTTATCTCGGGGAGCATCTGGCGGGGCATGGCGTCATCGCCGCGTCGGTGGACCAGAACTTTCTGAACACGGGTGTGCTGGACCGCAGCGGCGGCCTCCGCGGCGTGGAGCGGGTGCGGGCGGCGCTGTTGCGCGACCATGTGGCGGCCTGGAAGTCGTGGACCGAGCGGGACGGCACGCCGTTCACGGACAAGGTGGATCTGGACGCCGTCGGGTTGCTCGGGCACTCTCGTGGCGGGGAAGCCGTCGCCGCGGCGACCGAGCTGCTTCAGCGGGAGCCGATCGACGGTGTCCGGGTGCGCTCGGTGCTCGCCCTCGCCCCGTCCGACGGTCAGGCGCGGCCGGGCGGGCCGGCGGTGACGTTGCGGGACGTGAACTACCTCGTGCTGCAGGGCTCTCACGACGCCGACGTGGTGAGCTTCGGTGGACTGAACCAGTACGAGCGCGTCGAGTTCAGCGGTGGCGAGTACCGCTTCGCCGCCGCGCTGTACGTCGAGCGCGCGAATCACGGTCAGTTCAACAGTCGTTGGGGTCGGCACGACGTCGGTTACGGGTTGCCGACGCTGTTCCTCGACGATGCGGCGCTGCTTCCCGGTGAGGAGCAGCGCCGCATCGCCCGCCTCTACGCCACGGCCTATTTCACGAGCACGCTCGGTGAGGATGCGGGGGCGAGTCCCGGTCTCGCTGTGTTCCGTGATCATCGGGTGGCCGATCCGTGGCTGCCCAGGACCAACTACGTCAGCCGGTTCACCGATTCCACCACCGTGACGGCCGAGGAGGGCACCGTGCGGGTCGATGCGGCGACGCGTTCCACGGGCCCGTTGCCGTTGCGGGGAGGCCCGGGTGAGGACCCGGTGCACCGTCTGGAGTGGAGTGCGGAGCAGCGTCCCGTCGTCGCCGCCGACGTGGCGGGCGGCCCGGACGTGGACGCGGTCGTCTTCGACGCGGTCGCCACGGGTGGCCCCGCGTCGATCACCGTGCGGGCGGTGGACGCCGCGGGGGAACACGCGAGCCACTCGCCGGCCGACTCGCGACCGCTGCGCACCCCGCTGGTGGGGCAGTATCTGGTGGCGCGTTGGTTGCACGCGGCTCCGGTGTTCGAACCGGTGCCTCAGACCTACCGCGTGCCTGTCGACGACCTGACCCGTGACAATCCCGCGTTCGATCCCGCGCGACTGACGTCCGTGGAGCTGGTGATCGACGCGCCGGGTGCGGGCTCCGCCATCGTCAGCGACCTCGGCGTGACCGGCGGGCCGGAGGCGTAG
- a CDS encoding GNAT family N-acetyltransferase, which yields MTVFCATERMVLRRFTPADEAALVTLHGDADVMRFVGNGRPVPGEVVRRETLPAILADYGRLGGLGLFAAESRVDATFLGWFEFRPRHPASRDDVELGYRLHRAQWGRGLATEGARTLLRRGFTDLAVRRVHATTMAVNHASRRVLEKAGLRYVRTVHEDWPEPIAGAEHGDVEYELLRAHWRG from the coding sequence ATGACCGTGTTCTGCGCGACGGAACGCATGGTGCTGCGACGCTTCACGCCGGCCGACGAGGCCGCGCTGGTCACCCTGCACGGGGACGCGGACGTGATGCGCTTCGTCGGCAACGGCAGGCCCGTACCGGGCGAGGTGGTGCGGCGGGAAACACTGCCCGCGATCCTCGCGGACTACGGTCGGCTCGGCGGGCTGGGCCTGTTCGCCGCCGAGTCCCGCGTGGACGCGACGTTCCTCGGCTGGTTCGAGTTCCGGCCCCGCCACCCGGCCTCCCGCGACGACGTCGAGCTCGGCTACCGGCTGCACCGCGCCCAGTGGGGGCGGGGACTGGCCACCGAAGGCGCCCGGACGCTGCTGCGACGGGGCTTCACCGACCTGGCCGTGCGCCGCGTGCACGCCACGACGATGGCCGTGAACCACGCCTCCCGCCGGGTGCTGGAGAAAGCCGGGCTGCGGTACGTGCGCACGGTCCACGAGGACTGGCCCGAACCGATCGCGGGTGCCGAGCACGGCGACGTCGAGTACGAGCTGCTGCGCGCGCACTGGCGGGGCTGA
- a CDS encoding amino acid permease → MPANTDSAAPDGEPTATAYEERGEVGYRRSLSHLQLQMIAFGGAVGVGLFLGLGEQLSSVGPGLILSYLVVGALVYLLMRALGELTVYRPATGGFVSYAREFVGPRFAHLTGWIYVTVAVLVGIAEISAVGVYTTYWFPDAPAWLSPLVALCLVFGTNVLTVRAFGLIESAAAAIKVIAIVLFLVTGVLVVLFGGSGAPEASVANLWEGGFLPNGVWPVVLVMQAVVFSFSAVEVTATAAGEAKDAARSMPKAVRGVVFRLGLFYIGSVLVLSMLLPTDRYSGDESPFVTALSSLGVPYLGGIMNLVVLSASLSGVNAALYATIRLLRNLAAHGSAPKVTVLIDRRGVPTGALVFTSFLYLVGVVLILFADAGSVFFVALDAASVGILLAWMAIFVSHLRFRARVRDGSIAPVDFRMPGFPYTDWCCLAVLVTIFCSLVFDSGTAYAGLIATLALVGVHGLTYEIAKRRVARHGLPDVTPVGRTKD, encoded by the coding sequence ATGCCCGCGAACACCGATTCCGCCGCACCCGACGGGGAGCCGACGGCGACCGCCTACGAGGAGCGAGGCGAGGTCGGGTATCGGAGATCCCTGTCGCACCTGCAGCTCCAGATGATCGCGTTCGGTGGCGCGGTCGGGGTGGGGCTCTTCCTCGGACTCGGTGAGCAGCTGAGCTCCGTCGGACCCGGCCTTATCCTGTCGTATCTGGTGGTCGGGGCGTTGGTGTACCTGCTGATGCGGGCACTCGGCGAGTTGACGGTGTACCGGCCGGCGACGGGCGGGTTCGTCTCCTACGCCCGGGAGTTCGTGGGTCCGCGGTTCGCGCACCTGACCGGCTGGATCTACGTGACCGTCGCGGTGCTGGTCGGTATCGCCGAGATCTCCGCTGTCGGCGTCTACACCACGTACTGGTTCCCGGACGCGCCCGCGTGGTTGTCGCCGCTGGTGGCGTTGTGCCTGGTGTTCGGCACCAATGTGTTGACCGTGCGGGCGTTCGGGCTGATCGAGAGCGCGGCGGCGGCGATCAAGGTGATCGCGATCGTGCTGTTCCTCGTCACCGGGGTGCTCGTCGTGCTGTTCGGGGGCTCGGGAGCGCCCGAGGCCAGCGTGGCGAATCTGTGGGAGGGTGGGTTCCTCCCGAACGGGGTGTGGCCGGTCGTCCTGGTGATGCAGGCGGTGGTGTTCTCGTTCTCCGCGGTCGAGGTGACCGCCACCGCGGCCGGTGAGGCCAAGGACGCGGCGCGGTCGATGCCCAAGGCCGTGCGCGGCGTGGTGTTCCGGCTCGGCCTGTTTTACATCGGCTCGGTGCTGGTGCTGTCGATGCTGCTGCCCACCGACCGCTACAGCGGCGACGAGTCACCGTTCGTCACCGCGTTGTCGAGCCTCGGCGTGCCCTATCTGGGCGGCATCATGAACCTCGTCGTGCTGAGCGCCTCGCTGTCCGGGGTCAACGCCGCCCTGTACGCGACGATCCGGTTGCTGCGCAACCTCGCCGCTCACGGCTCGGCGCCCAAGGTGACGGTGTTGATCGACCGCAGGGGAGTGCCGACGGGAGCGCTGGTGTTCACCAGCTTCCTGTACCTGGTCGGGGTGGTGCTCATCCTGTTCGCCGACGCCGGGTCGGTGTTCTTCGTCGCGCTGGACGCCGCGTCGGTGGGCATCCTGCTGGCCTGGATGGCGATCTTCGTGTCGCACCTGCGGTTCCGCGCCCGGGTGCGGGATGGCTCCATCGCCCCGGTCGATTTCCGGATGCCCGGCTTCCCCTACACCGACTGGTGTTGCCTCGCCGTCCTGGTGACGATCTTCTGTTCGCTGGTGTTCGACAGCGGCACCGCCTACGCCGGGCTCATCGCCACCCTCGCGCTGGTCGGCGTGCACGGGTTGACCTACGAGATCGCCAAGCGCCGGGTGGCCCGCCACGGGCTGCCGGACGTCACCCCGGTGGGGCGGACGAAGGACTGA
- a CDS encoding alanine/glycine:cation symporter family protein, with translation MDALMESIGEVNDVFWTYLVIPLLVLLGLYFTVRTAGVQFRMLPQMFRDLKGPPEKAQDGKRAISSFQAFSISAAARIGTGNVAGVAIAIAVGGPGAVFWMWLMAIVVSSLSFAESVLAQLFKVRDRSGYRGGPAYYMLHGLKARWMGVLFAVVIIFTFGFTFNMVQANSIAEVISTSVTTISGSDEATGWLAPVIGLALVALVAAVVFGGARRIAHVAQLAVPIMALIYLLVGLVVVGMNLEKVPGVFGDIIGSAFGFEQVGGAAVGTAIMQGIRRGLFSNEAGMGSAPNAGASAAVSHPVKQGLAQALGVYFDTLIVCSITAFVILVSDPVYGEDVGAAMTQTALEVNLGAWAVHLLTLIVFLLAFTSVLGNFFYGEANLRFLSDDERLVPLFRVAVLGVLFLGAVSSLEVVWGIADVTMGVMAVVNLLAVAPLGALVLRLLRDYQQQRRDGLDPVFRRDSMPDVQGIQCWDEPAPRATETA, from the coding sequence ATGGACGCGCTGATGGAATCCATCGGCGAGGTGAACGACGTCTTCTGGACCTACCTCGTCATCCCGCTACTGGTGTTGCTGGGCCTGTACTTCACCGTCCGCACGGCGGGCGTGCAGTTCCGGATGCTGCCGCAGATGTTCCGCGACCTGAAAGGACCCCCGGAGAAGGCGCAGGACGGCAAACGCGCCATCTCCTCCTTCCAGGCGTTCTCGATCTCCGCGGCCGCCCGGATCGGCACCGGCAACGTGGCGGGCGTGGCGATCGCCATCGCGGTCGGAGGGCCTGGCGCGGTGTTCTGGATGTGGCTGATGGCGATCGTCGTCAGCTCACTGTCGTTCGCGGAATCGGTGCTCGCCCAGCTGTTCAAGGTGCGGGACCGCTCCGGCTACCGCGGCGGTCCGGCGTACTACATGCTGCACGGCCTGAAGGCGCGCTGGATGGGGGTGCTGTTCGCGGTCGTCATCATCTTCACGTTCGGTTTCACCTTCAACATGGTGCAGGCCAACAGCATCGCCGAGGTGATCTCGACGTCGGTCACCACGATCAGCGGCTCCGACGAGGCCACCGGCTGGCTCGCGCCGGTCATCGGGCTGGCGCTGGTGGCGCTGGTGGCCGCGGTGGTGTTCGGTGGCGCCCGCCGCATCGCCCACGTCGCCCAGCTCGCCGTGCCGATCATGGCGCTGATCTACCTGCTGGTGGGTCTCGTCGTGGTGGGCATGAACCTGGAGAAGGTGCCCGGCGTGTTCGGCGACATCATCGGCTCGGCGTTCGGATTCGAACAGGTCGGCGGCGCCGCCGTCGGCACGGCGATCATGCAGGGCATCCGGCGTGGCCTGTTCTCCAACGAGGCGGGCATGGGATCGGCGCCGAACGCGGGCGCGAGCGCAGCCGTGAGCCACCCCGTCAAGCAGGGGTTGGCGCAGGCGCTGGGCGTCTACTTCGACACGCTGATCGTGTGCTCGATCACCGCGTTCGTCATCCTCGTCTCCGATCCCGTCTACGGCGAGGACGTCGGCGCGGCGATGACGCAGACCGCGTTGGAGGTCAACCTCGGCGCCTGGGCGGTGCACCTGCTGACGCTCATCGTGTTCCTGCTCGCCTTCACCTCCGTGCTGGGCAACTTCTTCTACGGCGAGGCGAACCTGCGGTTCCTCAGCGACGACGAACGACTGGTCCCGCTGTTCCGGGTCGCGGTGCTCGGCGTGCTGTTCCTCGGCGCGGTGAGCTCGCTGGAGGTGGTGTGGGGCATCGCCGACGTCACCATGGGCGTGATGGCGGTGGTGAACCTGCTCGCCGTCGCACCGCTCGGGGCGTTGGTGCTGCGGCTGCTGCGCGACTACCAGCAGCAACGCCGCGACGGACTCGACCCCGTGTTCCGCCGGGACAGCATGCCGGACGTGCAGGGCATCCAGTGCTGGGACGAGCCGGCGCCGCGGGCCACCGAGACAGCGTGA
- a CDS encoding carboxyl transferase domain-containing protein, translated as MGESARALITSVTDRFTEWSPAAEGASAGDGPIGWLGYDDARSRAARRTGESESVVCGGAVLDGVEAVLVTFEFGFLGGSIGEATAARIATAFQRARQRRLPVVSLVATGGSRMQEGMRALTQLHVLAREVAATRAAGLPQIAVLRDPTTGGGWATLGAGADVVLALRGAQVGFAGSRVRPEGDPDAYTAEAHRDTGQVDQLVDPAEVRTTLGRWLRLLTTPAGRAADPPRALGTSTVSPTGWDAVVRARSPQRPRAQRYLDDYFAWREPIRGDRAGGVDDGVECGFGWRDGVTIAYAAQLGTPTRPAGFRTAARLVRTADRLGVPVLTLVDTPGAAADGAAERAGVGPAIAELFEAIASARVPVTSALIGEGGSGGALAFAAPGHLWVAPDSYFSVTSPEAAAAILKRSADEIPVTADELRLRPSDVVQLGIARSVLRH; from the coding sequence ATGGGTGAGTCGGCGCGTGCCCTGATCACCTCGGTGACGGACCGCTTCACCGAGTGGAGTCCCGCCGCCGAGGGGGCGTCCGCCGGGGACGGACCGATCGGCTGGCTCGGCTACGACGACGCGCGGTCCCGCGCCGCGCGCCGCACCGGCGAATCGGAGTCGGTGGTGTGCGGGGGCGCGGTGCTGGACGGGGTCGAGGCCGTGCTCGTCACGTTCGAGTTCGGCTTCCTCGGCGGGTCCATCGGCGAGGCCACGGCCGCCCGGATCGCGACCGCGTTCCAGCGCGCGCGACAGCGGCGACTGCCGGTGGTGTCGCTCGTCGCGACCGGCGGCAGCCGCATGCAGGAAGGCATGCGGGCGCTGACCCAACTGCACGTGCTGGCGCGGGAGGTCGCGGCCACGCGGGCGGCCGGGCTGCCGCAGATCGCCGTGCTGCGCGATCCCACCACCGGCGGTGGGTGGGCCACGCTCGGCGCGGGCGCCGACGTGGTGCTCGCGCTGCGGGGCGCCCAGGTCGGTTTCGCCGGCTCCCGCGTCCGCCCCGAGGGCGACCCCGACGCCTACACCGCCGAGGCGCACCGGGACACCGGCCAGGTCGACCAGCTCGTCGACCCCGCAGAGGTACGGACCACGCTGGGGCGGTGGCTGCGGCTGCTCACCACCCCGGCGGGGCGGGCCGCCGACCCACCCCGCGCCTTGGGCACGTCCACGGTCTCGCCCACCGGGTGGGATGCGGTCGTGCGCGCCCGGTCGCCGCAGCGGCCCCGCGCGCAGCGTTACCTCGACGACTACTTCGCGTGGCGGGAACCGATCCGCGGCGACCGTGCCGGTGGTGTGGACGACGGTGTGGAGTGCGGGTTCGGGTGGCGCGACGGCGTGACGATCGCCTACGCCGCCCAACTCGGCACCCCCACCCGACCGGCCGGTTTCCGCACCGCGGCCCGACTGGTCCGGACCGCCGACCGGCTGGGTGTGCCGGTGCTGACCCTCGTGGACACCCCGGGCGCCGCCGCCGACGGCGCGGCCGAACGCGCGGGCGTGGGGCCCGCGATCGCCGAGCTCTTCGAGGCGATCGCCTCGGCCCGCGTCCCGGTGACCAGCGCCCTGATCGGCGAGGGCGGTTCGGGTGGCGCGCTGGCGTTCGCGGCACCGGGACACCTGTGGGTGGCCCCCGACAGTTACTTCTCCGTCACGTCACCGGAGGCCGCCGCGGCCATACTGAAACGGTCGGCCGACGAGATCCCCGTCACGGCCGACGAACTCCGGTTACGCCCGTCCGATGTGGTCCAGCTCGGCATCGCGCGGTCGGTTTTGCGTCACTGA
- a CDS encoding acyl-CoA synthetase: MTVLFPALHTTPDAPALRFGDRALTYGALARTAGALAHRIRAGAGDPPRVAVWATPSLETAVATVAALLAGVPAVPINPKIGERELAHIVTDSAPALVLAEPGAVLPSGLASVTRVDVTLDEQADPPADEPDEQAPAFVVYTSGTTGAPKGVVLPRRAVVSTLDALEEAWQWTGDDVLVHGLPLFHVHGLILGILGPLRRGGSVRHVGRFSSAAVARELTDGATMMFGVPTMYHRIANDVAGDPQLAAAFAGARLLVSGSAALPVHDHDRITAATGQRVVERYGMTETLMNTSVRADGERRPGTVGLPLRGVELRLVDDHGTPIETLDGETVGEIEVRGPNLFTEYLNRPDATAEAFHDGWFRTGDMAVRDPDGYVRIVGRKATDLIKSGGYRIGAGEIENALLEHPGVAEVAVTGEPDPDLGERIVAWIVPNSAPPSAEELGDHVARLLTPHKRPRVVRYLDALPRNDMGKVMKRALDG, encoded by the coding sequence GTGACCGTGCTCTTTCCCGCCCTGCACACAACTCCGGACGCGCCCGCGCTGCGGTTCGGCGACCGTGCCCTGACCTACGGCGCCCTCGCGCGCACCGCGGGTGCGCTCGCCCACCGGATCCGGGCGGGTGCGGGTGACCCGCCGCGGGTGGCGGTGTGGGCGACACCGAGCTTGGAGACCGCAGTGGCCACGGTGGCGGCGCTGCTCGCGGGGGTGCCCGCCGTCCCGATCAACCCCAAGATCGGCGAGCGGGAACTGGCGCACATCGTCACCGACAGTGCGCCCGCCCTGGTACTGGCCGAGCCGGGTGCGGTGCTGCCGTCCGGGCTCGCCTCGGTGACTCGCGTCGACGTGACCCTCGACGAGCAGGCCGACCCACCGGCGGACGAACCGGACGAGCAGGCACCGGCGTTCGTCGTCTACACCTCGGGCACCACCGGCGCCCCCAAGGGCGTCGTCCTCCCGCGGCGGGCGGTGGTGAGCACCCTCGACGCGCTGGAGGAGGCGTGGCAGTGGACCGGCGACGACGTGCTGGTGCACGGGCTGCCGCTGTTCCACGTGCACGGCCTGATCCTCGGCATCCTCGGACCGCTGCGCCGAGGCGGAAGTGTGCGGCACGTCGGCCGCTTCTCCTCCGCCGCGGTGGCGCGGGAGCTCACCGACGGCGCCACGATGATGTTCGGCGTGCCCACGATGTATCACCGGATCGCCAACGACGTGGCCGGCGACCCGCAGCTCGCGGCGGCGTTCGCGGGGGCGCGCCTGCTGGTGTCGGGCTCGGCGGCGTTGCCCGTGCACGACCACGACCGCATCACGGCCGCCACGGGGCAACGCGTCGTCGAACGCTACGGCATGACCGAGACGTTGATGAACACGAGCGTGCGGGCCGACGGAGAGCGCCGCCCGGGCACCGTCGGGCTGCCGCTGCGCGGGGTGGAGCTGCGGCTGGTGGACGATCACGGCACACCGATCGAGACGCTCGACGGGGAGACGGTCGGCGAGATCGAGGTGCGCGGCCCGAACCTGTTCACCGAGTACCTGAACCGCCCGGACGCGACGGCCGAGGCGTTCCACGACGGGTGGTTCCGCACCGGCGACATGGCTGTCCGCGACCCGGACGGGTATGTGCGCATCGTGGGACGCAAGGCGACCGACCTGATCAAGAGCGGCGGCTACCGGATCGGCGCGGGCGAGATCGAGAACGCCCTGCTCGAACATCCCGGGGTGGCCGAGGTCGCGGTGACGGGCGAACCGGACCCCGACCTCGGCGAACGCATCGTCGCGTGGATCGTGCCGAACAGCGCCCCACCGTCGGCGGAGGAACTCGGCGACCACGTCGCCCGCCTGCTCACCCCGCACAAACGGCCCCGCGTGGTGCGCTACCTCGACGCGCTGCCCCGCAACGACATGGGCAAGGTCATGAAAAGGGCGCTGGATGGGTGA
- a CDS encoding SLC13 family permease: protein MSPQAIAILVLAVVFLIATTRSVNMGALAFAAAFGVGTLVADMDADAIFAVFPGDLFVVLVGVTYLFAIAKANGTTDWLVRAAIRLVGGRLVLVPWVMFVITAALTAIGAVSPAAVAIVAPLALGLAAEYRISPLLMGAMVVHGAQAGGFSPISVYGSIVNGIVAREGLPGNEVVLFLASLVANLVIAAVVFVVCGGLRLTGAPPARQFVDTSGEPAPAPTGGTGQAPDDTRRLTPARGATLAALVVLVVCALGFDLDVGLTALTLAVLLSVVWPDTSKKAIRQVTWPTVLLICGILTYVGVMQEMGTIDYAGNAVSGVGVPLLAALLICYIGAVVSAFASSVGIMGALIPLAVPFLLEGTVGPVAMISALAVASTVVDVSPFSTNGALVLANAQDVDRDRFFRQLLGYGGIIVAVAPAAVWLMLVVPGFG from the coding sequence ATGTCGCCTCAAGCCATCGCCATCCTCGTTCTGGCCGTGGTGTTCCTGATCGCCACCACCAGATCCGTCAACATGGGCGCTCTCGCGTTCGCCGCCGCGTTCGGCGTGGGCACGCTGGTGGCCGACATGGACGCCGACGCGATCTTCGCGGTGTTCCCGGGCGATCTGTTCGTGGTGCTCGTCGGGGTGACATACCTGTTCGCCATCGCCAAGGCGAACGGCACCACCGACTGGCTCGTGCGCGCCGCCATCCGCCTCGTGGGTGGCCGCCTCGTCCTCGTCCCGTGGGTGATGTTCGTGATCACCGCGGCGTTGACCGCCATCGGCGCGGTGAGCCCCGCCGCCGTCGCGATCGTCGCGCCGCTGGCGCTCGGGCTCGCCGCCGAGTACCGGATCAGTCCCCTGCTGATGGGCGCGATGGTGGTGCACGGCGCGCAGGCCGGCGGGTTCTCCCCGATCAGCGTGTACGGGTCGATCGTCAACGGCATCGTGGCGCGCGAGGGCCTGCCCGGCAACGAGGTCGTGCTGTTCCTGGCCAGCCTCGTCGCCAACCTGGTGATCGCCGCGGTGGTGTTCGTGGTGTGCGGCGGGCTGCGCCTCACCGGCGCGCCGCCCGCGCGGCAGTTCGTGGACACCTCCGGCGAGCCCGCTCCCGCCCCGACCGGTGGCACCGGTCAGGCACCCGACGACACGCGACGGTTGACCCCCGCCCGCGGTGCGACCCTGGCCGCCCTCGTCGTGCTGGTGGTGTGCGCGCTGGGCTTCGACCTCGACGTCGGGTTGACCGCGCTCACCCTCGCCGTCCTGTTGAGCGTGGTGTGGCCCGACACCAGCAAGAAGGCCATCCGGCAGGTCACCTGGCCCACCGTGTTGCTGATCTGCGGCATCCTCACCTACGTCGGGGTGATGCAGGAGATGGGCACCATCGACTACGCGGGCAACGCCGTGTCGGGAGTGGGTGTCCCGCTGCTGGCCGCGCTGCTCATCTGCTACATCGGCGCCGTGGTGTCGGCGTTCGCCTCGTCGGTGGGCATCATGGGGGCGCTCATCCCGCTGGCCGTGCCGTTCCTGCTGGAGGGCACGGTGGGGCCGGTCGCGATGATCTCCGCGCTCGCGGTGGCGTCCACTGTGGTCGACGTGAGCCCGTTCTCCACCAACGGCGCGCTGGTGCTGGCGAACGCGCAGGACGTCGATCGTGACCGGTTCTTCCGACAGCTGCTGGGGTACGGCGGCATCATCGTCGCCGTGGCTCCCGCCGCGGTGTGGCTCATGCTGGTCGTACCCGGCTTCGGCTGA